The window AAGAAAAGGATAGAGTGCAAGTAGAGAGAGGGAGAGCCAAAACCGGATCGTGCACGCGATCCGCAACCTTCTCTTCAGCCATTAGTTTCATTACCACTCTCTCAACTCCACACGACTCATTTTCCCTTCCATTCTATAAAACCAAACAACTTCATCTTTCACGTTTTGTCCAAATGAGCTTCGTTTCGTCTAGTTGAATTTACAAGGCAAGTCTCTCTCTCTCTCTCTTGTTGCTTTTGTTTGTGTTCTTATTTCTCAAAGCAATGAATGTTAGACTAGCTATATGGTGTTCTGGGCTCTTGATGGGTTTCTATTAGCTTCCATTGTTTGCTGAAATGGGTTCTTTTGTTTTGCTGTGTTTGCAATCTGAATTGTGGTTTTTGAGCTTAAAGGTTCTAGCTTTACTTTCTCCCATTTGCTTGCTTTGTTTGGAGTTTGTCTGAATGACATTGGATTTTACAACTCAGTTGGTTTGTGTAAGATTGGTTTACTTGGATATTGCTTTGATTTATGTTTGATGAGAACACACATAAAAAGTGTTAAAGTTTGAGTCTTTGATCATAATTTTGTTCCAAGTACAATTTAATTGAGCGAGCCGTTGGTTTTCTAGAATAAAACTGGAATTTGTGTGCGTGTGTGATGCATGTAGCTAATGTAATTGCCATTCAGATTTTGTTACAAAGATTCAAGTTAAAATTCAGTTATTGGTTGTTTGAGGTAAAACTGGACCCAGTTTAGATTCCATGGTGGAAATAGTATGTTTGTTCATGTTTTAATATTGCTGCTGTACCATGCATATGATTCGATAAACTGTGCAAAGTCTGATATCAAGATCCATACTTTGAATGTTGATTAGTATCCACTTATCTTTTGTTTTATTTGTTTTTCTGGTTATTGAGGTAGTATTCTGAAGCTAGTTGTCCCTATTTTTTAATCATATACTTCTTTTGCGTCTTCATTTTCAGGTCTGCCAATTGCTTTTAATTAGGTTGTGAACTTCCCTTTGATGATCATTGAGTTGAGATGAGAACCTTTTCTTTATCAAGAGTTCCCAGATGTGGGCTTTTTAACTTGGCTCAATTTTGGGGTGACAACTTCCACAGTTCGAGTAGGACTTGTGGATACAGTTGTAATTCTAAGCTGCATAGCTTCAAAATTTATGCCCTTGATGGAGGAAACAGTAGGAAATGGACTAGAAGGCCTCTAACAACAAATACAGAAGGCAGAAACAAAACTGCCCAGCACAGTAGTCCCAGCACGATTAGGCATGAATTGTTGAATGTAACAGCTTCAACAAGTGCTACAATAAATATAAGTAAAGTCGACACAAGTCAATATGAAAAGATTCAACATCATGACATTCGAGAACTGATTGCTGAGAATGGAGATTTAGCCAGTCTAGTGACAGTTATTATATTTGATATTGAGACTACTGGGTTTAGTAGAACAGATGATCGAATCATAGAAATTGCACTTCAAGATCTTCAAGGTGGTGAAAACAGTACTTTCCAGACACTGATAAACCCCGAACGTGATGTCCCCTGGAATACAACCAAAATTCATGGAATTGCTACAGATATGGTCAGAAAACCTAGTGTTCCAAGGTAATGTTTCCTGACTTGTTTTCTTATTGTTCAAGATTATTTTCCATCTATGATAGTGATCTGTTCAAGACTCAAGAGTATCCTAATTCCATTACGAGCCTACTTTTTCTGGAAATATGTCAATGCTGAGTTTTATTTTTAACTGGAGACATGGGTCTGGGTTATATATTGCTTGAGAATTGATATTCCAAAAGTTACATATAATATGATGAATGAGCATTTATTACTACAACCATGGGGTAGGTCTGTGATAGCTGAGAGCAAGAAGACTATAACAAGGAGGGGAAAAGATGAATGGGAATTTCTTGGTCTGTTCATTGTCTACATACATAAACCAAGTATTTCTTTGGTTGTGTAGTGACAACAAGCCCTTGCATCTGTTTACCTGTTATGTAAAGAAAATCAGATATGCTTTTGAGGGAACTCAGGAAGTACCAGCCCTTGAAAGAGGGGTGCTACTGTTGCGGTGGTCCAATCCCAGCCATGGGTGTCCTCTTCCCATATGGAACCACCTGTACCTCAACTGGATGGCTGTGATTGTCCACCTGTGCACATTACACCTGTATATTACAACTATTGTAGAGCACTTTACTATGCACAGCATTTTCTGTTTGCCATCGCTTCTGCTTTGCCCCAGTAAATTTGAGAACGTGTGCACGAATGTCACTTGCATCGATATTGCAACAATTGCAGAAATGCTTACTTATGGATTTCCTGCCCTGTAATTCATGCAGGATGAAGGAACTTATACCAATCTTACTCAGCTATATCAAAAGCCGTCAAAAGCCGGGCGGTTATGTAATGTTGGTTGCTCACAATGGTCGTAGTTTTGATGTGCCCTTTCTCCGTAGTGAGTTCTCTCGTTGTGGCGTAGAGTTTCCTTCAAACTGGCTGTTCGCAGACAGCCTTATTATGGCACGGAAAGCAATGAAGTCTGCAGGTCTGTTTTGTGTGTACATCTGCTCATGCTTGACATGTATTTTTTGTTAAAGGGATACTAAAGCCTTCATGTTTACTCTGCAGGATCAGAAGCTTCTTCAAAATCATTAAAATTGCAAGACCTTCGTGTGCACCTTGGGATCCCATTGGTTGGTTCAGCTCACAGAGCCATGTCAGATGTGGTAGTATTGTCAAAAGTGTTTCCAATGTTAACTTATATTCTGAAACAGACACTTGCCAACGTCGTGGTTGAACATTCTTTCTCTCTTTCGGACATTGACAACCCGAAGAAGAAGAAGAGTTCTAGGTAGGATACGCCCCAGCTTGGTACTAATACATTTTCTTTGTAACCTATTATCAAATGATCAGTGGATTTTATGGGATGCCTCTTGAAGAGCTTGAGGTTAGAATTCACGATTCCTCGAGGATGTCAATGACTCCAGTTAGGGTAGGGTCGAAAAAAGAAAAATGGTGTACCATTGTAATTGTAATACATTCTTACAGATAGTCATTTATTCAATGACCACAATAATCTGATGTATGCCTCTGTTGGATGTGATTTACAATGACAGAATAACAAGTACTTCACAACACCTGAATCTGTCGATTGATGCTTGTTTCTGTAATTTAGTAACCTCAAACTAACTCAAGTTTGTAAATAAAATAAAAATGTGTGGATAAGAAAATAGATAGTGTGTTTAATAGTATGGGTTAATAAGTAACAAAAAAAGTAGTTAATAGCAAATAAGACCAAAAAAGAAAGAATGGATGCCTTTCCTAGTTATATCTTGCAAATTCCACAACTATGAAGTTTGATATTTTCTGTGTAATAATTTCCTCAACTATTGTCTAGACGCTGATGCTGTATACACTTTGGATGAACCACATCACATAACGTTGAAGGGGAAGTTGGGGGCAAATAACTAAAGTATTATATGTATCAGTAAATCCACTGAGACAAATTATAGCTCCTCATCTGTTGTATTTGAACAAGTAAATTCACTATGACAAATAAAAGCCCCTCATGTTACTTGTATGGTGCTGGGGAATGAAAGCACCAAAATCCCGGAGAAATACAATTAAAAAGAATCAACATATATCTGATGGAAAACACCCTTCCTCAAGTAACAACATACAATATGTGCTCTATATACTTTCCAGGGCTTTCATTCCCCAACCAATCACTACCCTTCCCCCTCCCTCTGTTCAATAATACCCAGAAATATAGAAGATACAACAAATAATCACTTTTATGTAGTATATCTACCTAGGGCACGCCAAAACTCCTCTCATCTTCTGCTAGGGAGACCATCTCTTCTCGTGTCAATGTCTCTCAAGGAAGGGTTATGACAATTAGAATCTGACCAAAATCTGGAACCGACTGTCCTCTCACATCAAAAAAGTATCTCCTTGAGAACTAGGAGAACCAACATGACAGCACACATGATAACAAGTACTGTAGCACACATCACCATTCCTCCTTGTTTCTGTGTTCTCTCAGCCTGCAAACCCATATTCCCATTAGTACAAACACAGCAGTACAGATACTTAAAACAACTTACAGCTGAAGTACAGTGATCGACAAAAGATGAAGATAGTGACCTTTTGCAATTGCTTGAGGCCATCCTCGACTGTACTTGCAACGTTCTGAATGTTGTAGTCTATCCTATCAACAATAGTGCCCTATTTGGAGAAACATATTTGGTTAGATACCGAGTATTAGTTGATATTTCAAGTGTTGACAGGAGATTGGTGTTAACCTGGTCTATCACTAGAACCGACAGGTCCTTCATAATCTGAGCAAGCTCATTCACAGATTCAACAACCTGTTGGAAAGGGTGAAGGTTTTAGTTAGTAGTGAAAAAAGGCAGGATCAAGCATGATGTTCCATGTGCAAAAAACTTTACTTGCCTGATGAATCTCTCTTTCCCTTTCTGCTGTGAATGCTTCATGTTTCTTAAGCTGGGCCGTCTCACGATCGTGAAACATCTGAGAGCATTTTTACTTATAATCAGAAACCGTTCAACCAAGGTTAAGTTAAAAAAAAGTATTAAAAAATTGATTTCCAGAAACATGCTTCTTTTATTCTTACTAAACCTTGTTCTTTTTGGAAAGAATTCAAATTAGATATTTCATATTTGGTTCTTCATACTAATCATAATTGATAAGAGTTTAAAGAAAAATTATGAAGCCAGAAAAACATACTATTTCATCCAAATCATCACCGTCCATTCTTGATCTACTTCCATTTAGGTTCATCTCAAGGTCGTCCCCATCTTGTCCCTACATCACCAAAAGTTAATGAGTGATCAATACCCAGTCAAGCAAACTTCTTCATGTACTAATGAATCCCTGAAATCCTCATACAAAGTGCCAAAAGATTTTGGCAATATAGCATATGAACTACGAAGCCAGAGCAACTACAAACTCGAATGACCAAAAAGGTAAAATTTCTACACATACCTCTGTTTGCTGTTTGAGGCGTTTCAAATAATTTGATTGTTTCTTACGAAGCTCATTAGAGAGGCTCTGAAGGTCTGTAGCAAGAGATACCTGCAAAACGAACAAGCAGACAGTAGGACTATTGTTTCAGATAGTTCATTTATATATAAGGCCAGAATGTAAAACTATGGAATAAACCCATCTAAAGAATTTCTACAACCAGCTTCATAATGAAAGTTCACTTCTTTCTCCTCAACACTGGCGAAGGGGTCTGGCTACTAACTCACCACCAACAGAAAAGTGAAGAAGGAAGAAGAGATGCCCATATTCCCATATCCAGGAACCATCAGTTAGTGATGAGGATTTGGAAATACAAGGAATCGGTGGTAATCTAAATGCACCCATGTGAAAAGCATGGTATTATGGCCAAGAAGGGAGATACAGAAACAAATGACATGTGACAAGTCTCAAACCAAAAAGATAGCCAAGGAAAATCAAGCGTTGATGCTGCAATAGAGCTAAGACATCACATTTGGCAATGCCAAAAGCATATAATGGGTTTTGAGTCACACCTGCACATTCTTTCTAACATTTGCATCTTCTGAAGGTCCAGCTGCAGAAAGTCTTTGTAGTCTCTTCTGGGATCTCGTTATTAATCCAGTTATCTCTTGTGTAAGACTCTCAATCAAGCGTTGATCTTTCTTCTCATCTCCAAAAGATGGCATCAAAGCCTTTGCATGAGCCTTGGACAGCTCAGACATTTTTACCCGTGCCTGCTGCACATTCACTGCTATTTCTTCTGATACATCCACCCATGCTGGCGGTAGACCAACAGTGAGTGCACCCTGACTGCAGCCAAAAGAATAAAACACACCGTCATCCATCTACAACCAAATCACAAAAGTTGCATGCTACCACCGTCACAAAAGTTTATTGCTATTATGTGCACAGATTTTAAGGGGGGAAAGGGGGTAATGTTCCCCACTTTTGAAATTAGCAGCATATAACTCCTTATTCAAACTATATAAAAACAAAAAACAAAAAAAAAGACGTTTCATAGACTTCACAGAAAAGCAGGATCCTAAACAACTTGAATAGCTCATTTTGGTAACCTGTTGAAGCTAACTCATATCACAATGATATTTTCTAACGAATAATCTCCATAAACTTCAACTCTTCAAATCTTCAAGTCTCTCATCACAATCCACTTCTAACTTCACCTTCTACCTTAAGATTGCTACTTGAACATTCAAACAACCAATGCCGAAATGTTAAGAAGTCTGATCTAACAAGTTTCAAGAAATCGTAATGTATCACTTCCAACCTAAAGATCATTCAAATGCCGAAACTTTAACCACTCTGATCTAACAATCCAGCCTTCAAATCCTATCTAAATGTAATATTTAACATCACCTAATCCGCATTAAGCTCACTAACGTCAAATAAACCACACATTCCACAGTTCCAATTCAAAATCCCCAAACTTCAATCCAACTAAATCACACAGCTTCAAAATTTGCTTAATTCAAACATACAGAGATCAATAGAGAAAAAGAGACCTTGAATTACCGGGATCTTCAGTACTGAGCGGAGCA of the Fragaria vesca subsp. vesca linkage group LG6, FraVesHawaii_1.0, whole genome shotgun sequence genome contains:
- the LOC101294573 gene encoding DNA polymerase III subunit epsilon-like: MRTFSLSRVPRCGLFNLAQFWGDNFHSSSRTCGYSCNSKLHSFKIYALDGGNSRKWTRRPLTTNTEGRNKTAQHSSPSTIRHELLNVTASTSATINISKVDTSQYEKIQHHDIRELIAENGDLASLVTVIIFDIETTGFSRTDDRIIEIALQDLQGGENSTFQTLINPERDVPWNTTKIHGIATDMVRKPSVPRMKELIPILLSYIKSRQKPGGYVMLVAHNGRSFDVPFLRSEFSRCGVEFPSNWLFADSLIMARKAMKSAGSEASSKSLKLQDLRVHLGIPLVGSAHRAMSDVVVLSKVFPMLTYILKQTLANVVVEHSFSLSDIDNPKKKKSSR
- the LOC101294862 gene encoding syntaxin-43-like, with amino-acid sequence MATRNRTPLFRKYRDSLKSARAPLSSLASTSSGGRGPVIELSSLVNQNRNYAPLSTEDPGNSSQGALTVGLPPAWVDVSEEIAVNVQQARVKMSELSKAHAKALMPSFGDEKKDQRLIESLTQEITGLITRSQKRLQRLSAAGPSEDANVRKNVQVSLATDLQSLSNELRKKQSNYLKRLKQQTEGQDGDDLEMNLNGSRSRMDGDDLDEIMFHDRETAQLKKHEAFTAEREREIHQVVESVNELAQIMKDLSVLVIDQGTIVDRIDYNIQNVASTVEDGLKQLQKAERTQKQGGMVMCATVLVIMCAVMLVLLVLKEILF